The following proteins come from a genomic window of Denitromonas sp.:
- a CDS encoding type IV pilus twitching motility protein PilT, producing the protein MDITELLAFSVKNQASDLHLSSGLPPMIRVHGDVRRINLPAMEHKDVHAMVYDIMNDGQRKHYEEFLEVDFSFSVPNLARFRVNAFNQERGAAAVFRTIPSKVLSLEDLNAPKIFKEVADQPRGIVLVTGPTGSGKSTTLAAMVDYVNTNQYGHILTIEDPIEFVHEAKRCLINQREVARDTISFNNALRSALREDPDVILVGELRDLETIRLALTAAETGHLVFGTLHTSSAAKTIDRIVDVFPAEEKDMVRAMLSESLRAVIAQTLLKTKDGKGRVAAHEIMIGTPAIRNLIRENKIAQMYSAIQTGQNVGMQTLDQCLADLVRRNLVSSAEARIRAQNKDNFAG; encoded by the coding sequence ATGGACATCACAGAACTGCTCGCCTTCTCGGTCAAGAACCAGGCCTCCGACCTCCACCTGTCTTCCGGCCTGCCGCCGATGATCCGTGTGCACGGCGACGTGCGGCGCATCAACCTGCCCGCCATGGAACACAAAGACGTCCACGCCATGGTGTACGACATCATGAACGACGGCCAGCGCAAGCACTACGAGGAATTCCTCGAGGTCGACTTCTCGTTCTCGGTGCCCAACCTGGCGCGCTTCCGGGTCAACGCCTTCAACCAGGAACGTGGCGCTGCCGCCGTATTCCGGACCATTCCGTCCAAGGTGCTGTCGCTCGAAGACCTCAACGCCCCCAAGATCTTCAAGGAAGTGGCCGATCAGCCCCGCGGCATCGTGCTGGTGACCGGGCCCACCGGCTCGGGCAAATCGACCACGCTGGCCGCCATGGTCGACTATGTAAACACCAACCAGTACGGCCACATCCTGACCATCGAAGACCCGATCGAATTCGTCCATGAGGCCAAGCGCTGCCTGATCAACCAGCGCGAAGTCGCCCGCGACACCATCTCCTTCAACAATGCACTGCGCTCCGCCCTGCGTGAAGACCCCGACGTGATCCTGGTCGGCGAGTTGCGCGACCTCGAAACCATCCGCCTCGCCCTCACCGCCGCCGAAACCGGCCACCTCGTGTTCGGCACGCTGCACACCTCCTCCGCCGCCAAGACCATCGACCGTATCGTCGACGTCTTCCCGGCCGAAGAAAAAGACATGGTGCGCGCCATGCTGTCCGAATCGCTGCGCGCCGTCATCGCCCAGACCCTGCTCAAGACCAAGGACGGCAAGGGCCGCGTCGCCGCGCACGAGATCATGATCGGCACCCCCGCCATCCGCAACCTGATCCGCGAGAACAAGATCGCCCAGATGTACTCGGCCATCCAGACCGGCCAGAATGTCGGCATGCAGACCCTCGACCAGTGCCTGGCCGACCTCGTCCGGCGCAATCTGGTGTCCTCCGCCGAAGCCCGCATCCGGGCCCAGAACAAAGACAACTTCGCCGGCTGA
- a CDS encoding PilT/PilU family type 4a pilus ATPase → MERDQALKFMQDLLRLMVQKKGSDLFITSGFPPAIKIDGRIVPQSNQILTPQHTTELARAIMNDRQAADFESTKECNFAISPAGIGRFRANAFVQQGRVGCVLRTIAQTIPTFDELGLPAVLKDIAMAKRGLVIFVGGTGTGKTTSLAAMVDFRNEHSYGHIITVEDPIEYVHQHKNCIVTQREVGIDTDDWDAALKNTLRQAPDVILMGEIRDRETMDHAIAFAETGHLCLATLHANSANQAIDRIINFFPEERRQQLLMDLSLNLRAMISQRLLPMVGRKGRVPAVEILLNSPLISDLIFKGEVSEMKEVMKRSTELGMQTFDQSLFRLYEDELISYEDALRNADSVNDLRLQIKLNSKHGDKDLNAGIQNLDIV, encoded by the coding sequence ATGGAACGCGATCAAGCCCTAAAATTCATGCAGGACCTGCTGCGCCTGATGGTGCAGAAGAAAGGCTCCGACCTGTTCATCACCTCGGGTTTTCCGCCAGCGATCAAGATCGACGGCCGCATCGTGCCGCAATCGAACCAGATCCTCACGCCCCAGCACACCACCGAGCTGGCGCGGGCGATCATGAACGACCGCCAGGCCGCTGATTTCGAATCCACCAAGGAATGCAACTTCGCCATCTCGCCGGCAGGCATCGGCCGCTTCCGCGCCAACGCCTTCGTGCAGCAAGGCCGTGTTGGCTGCGTGCTGCGAACCATCGCCCAGACCATTCCCACCTTCGACGAACTCGGCCTGCCCGCCGTGCTCAAGGACATCGCCATGGCCAAACGCGGCCTGGTGATCTTCGTCGGCGGCACCGGCACCGGTAAAACCACCTCGCTGGCCGCGATGGTCGACTTCCGCAACGAGCACAGCTACGGCCACATCATCACCGTCGAAGACCCGATCGAGTACGTGCACCAGCACAAGAACTGCATCGTCACCCAGCGTGAAGTCGGCATCGACACCGACGACTGGGACGCCGCCCTCAAGAACACCCTGCGCCAGGCCCCCGACGTGATCCTGATGGGCGAAATCCGCGACCGCGAAACCATGGACCACGCCATCGCCTTCGCCGAAACCGGCCACCTGTGCCTGGCCACCCTGCACGCCAACAGCGCCAACCAGGCCATCGACCGGATCATCAACTTCTTCCCCGAAGAGCGCCGCCAGCAATTGCTGATGGACCTCTCGCTCAACCTCCGCGCCATGATCTCGCAGCGCCTGCTGCCCATGGTCGGCCGCAAGGGGCGGGTGCCCGCGGTCGAGATCCTGCTCAACTCACCACTGATCTCCGACCTGATCTTCAAGGGCGAAGTGTCCGAGATGAAGGAAGTCATGAAGCGCTCCACCGAGCTCGGCATGCAGACCTTCGACCAGTCCCTGTTCCGCCTGTACGAAGACGAACTCATCAGCTACGAAGACGCCCTGCGCAACGCCGACTCGGTCAACGACCTGCGCCTGCAGATCAAGCTCAACAGCAAACACGGCGACAAGGACCTCAACGCGGGGATTCAGAACCTCGATATTGTTTGA